The Mastomys coucha isolate ucsf_1 unplaced genomic scaffold, UCSF_Mcou_1 pScaffold11, whole genome shotgun sequence genome includes a window with the following:
- the LOC116081989 gene encoding olfactory receptor 8S1-like: MRNFSVVSEFILLGLSADAQVQAVLFVVFLVIYALTLTGNSMILLVIKADVRLRSPMYFFLGHLSFLDLLYSSVSMPKMLENLLSERKTIPVKGCLAQAFFVFAIGGTEALLLAVMAYDRYAAICHPLLYGQMMSDRFCQGLVWGSWSLAILNSLINALLAVNLDFCHYGAIHNYNCEFPSLFPLSCSDVSTNVAAILWTFVIHASGTFLLVVCSYGCIFSTILNMSSTRGRSKAFSTCSSHLTVVMLYFGSACLRYVMSTSGSPVETFFSLQYSVITPMLNPFIYSLKNKEVKAAVRKLLARCCQHFG; the protein is encoded by the coding sequence ATGAGGAACTTCAGTGTCGTCTCTGAGTTCATCCTCCTTGGTCTGTCTGCGGATGCACAGGTCCAGGCTGTACTCTTTGTGGTTTTTCTTGTGATCTATGCCCTGACCCTGACAGGGAACTCCATGATTCTGCTAGTGATAAAGGCGGACGTTCGCCTCCGCTCTCCGATGTACTTTTTCTTGGGTCACCTCTCCTTCCTGGATCTTTTGTATTCATCAGTCTCCATGCCCAAGATGCTGGAGAATCTGCTGTCTGAGAGGAAGACAATCCCGGTGAAGGGCTGTCTGGCCCAGGCCTTTTTTGTGTTTGCCATCGGGGGTACGGAGGCTTTGCTTCTTGCGgtcatggcctatgaccgctatgcgGCCATTTGCCACCCTCTTCTCTACGGCCAGATGATGAGCGACCGGTTCTGTCAGGGGCTGGTGTGGGGATCCTGGAGCCTGGCCATCCTGAACTCACTCATTAATGCCCTCCTAGCTGTGAATTTGGACTTTTGTCACTATGGAGCCATACACAATTACAACTGCgagtttccttccctcttccctctctcctgctccGACGTCTCCACTAATGTCGCTGCCATACTCTGGACTTTCGTCATACATGCCTCCGGAACCTTCCTTCTCGTGGTGTGTTCCTACGGCTGCATTTTCTCCACTATCCTGAACATGAGCTCCACCAGGGGCAGGAGCAAGGCTTTCTCCACCTGCTCCTCCCACCTCACCGTAGTGATGTTGTACTTTGGTTCGGCCTGCCTGCGCTACGTCATGTCCACCTCGGGTTCTCCCGTGGAAACGTTCTTCTCTCTGCAGTACAGCGTCATCACTCCCATGCTTAATCCCTTCATCTACAGCCTGAAGAACAAGGAGGTGAAGGCCGCTGTGAGAAAGCTGCTGGCAAGATGCTGCCAGCATTTTGGGTAA